In Deferribacter autotrophicus, a single genomic region encodes these proteins:
- the argJ gene encoding bifunctional glutamate N-acetyltransferase/amino-acid acetyltransferase ArgJ, whose amino-acid sequence MILIKDGGVATPLGFQAAGINIDIKGTGSTKKDYGLLISDVPCQVSATFTKNRVKAAPVIYDMKLLDEQSDFFGIIVNSGNANACTGQIGLEDTEKICKEAENILELPDKSLLMASTGVIGVRLPIDKMLQHINELVENLDDEDSNFSESILTTDTRPKKLAVLVETDNGSFVVGGVAKGAGMIAPDMATMLAFITTDVIIDKNAQDEALLLAVENSFNSITVDGDMSTNDSVFLFSNGMSGINVSHGNNYELFKEALNFVCSELAKMIVKDGEGATKFVTITVKNAKSYDDAKKCAFKIANSPLCKTMFFGSDPNWGRLMATIGASMIEFNEDDVDIYFDNLKYVANGTLIDPDLEDKAYEIMKKSEFAITIDLKAGNFSKTVYTCDFSYDYVKINADYRT is encoded by the coding sequence AACGAAAAAAGACTACGGACTTTTAATTAGCGATGTACCGTGCCAAGTCTCAGCTACTTTTACTAAAAACAGAGTAAAAGCTGCACCTGTAATTTACGATATGAAACTACTTGACGAACAATCCGACTTCTTCGGCATTATAGTCAATAGTGGAAATGCTAACGCATGCACAGGACAAATAGGTTTAGAAGACACAGAAAAAATCTGCAAAGAAGCTGAAAATATTCTTGAACTACCTGACAAATCATTACTTATGGCATCCACCGGTGTGATTGGAGTTAGGCTTCCTATTGATAAAATGCTCCAACATATAAATGAGCTTGTTGAAAATCTCGATGACGAAGATTCAAACTTTTCAGAATCAATTCTTACAACAGATACCAGACCTAAAAAATTGGCAGTTTTAGTGGAAACAGATAACGGCTCATTTGTGGTAGGTGGTGTTGCAAAAGGAGCAGGGATGATTGCTCCTGATATGGCTACCATGCTTGCTTTTATCACCACCGATGTAATAATTGATAAAAATGCTCAGGATGAAGCCCTCCTTTTAGCTGTAGAAAACAGTTTCAACAGTATCACCGTAGATGGTGATATGAGCACCAACGATTCTGTTTTTCTATTCTCCAATGGTATGAGTGGAATTAATGTAAGCCACGGGAACAACTATGAGCTTTTTAAAGAAGCATTAAATTTTGTGTGTAGTGAACTTGCAAAAATGATTGTAAAAGACGGTGAAGGTGCTACAAAATTTGTGACAATTACGGTTAAAAACGCAAAAAGCTATGATGATGCAAAAAAATGCGCTTTTAAAATTGCCAACTCCCCCCTTTGCAAAACAATGTTTTTTGGCTCTGATCCAAACTGGGGAAGACTAATGGCCACAATCGGTGCCTCCATGATCGAGTTTAACGAAGATGATGTAGACATATATTTTGATAACTTAAAATATGTGGCAAACGGAACATTAATCGATCCAGATTTAGAGGACAAAGCTTATGAAATAATGAAAAAAAGCGAATTTGCCATTACAATCGATTTAAAAGCAGGAAATTTTTCAAAAACAGTATATACCTGTGATTTCTCCTACGATTATGTAAAAATCAATGCCGACTACAGAACTTAA
- a CDS encoding AI-2E family transporter, translated as MKIIKIELDFKKFLSISLILFLLLLVKKINMILTPFAVAFFIAYLLDPIVDKLESFKINRTLAVLVVFVLFSLLVFMLLMFLIPLLITEINQIVMKVPMYINKLEIKLKGVELYPQYKVYIDEVKNLFLKNLGKISNIMIQILGFLKASVGGMLNWILLYSIVPVLIFYFLKDFDMIVLKLKEVVKKKGHDEFVYKGEQFNKILKSYFRGQFIVSLCLAVMYSVVLLLIGIDGALFIGITAGLLSMVPYLGFVIGFLSSLIFAVVQFQDILHPVLVILGFTIVQIIESNFLTPKIVGESLGLHPVVVIFSIMAGGFLFGISGMIFSLPVAAFIKVQLDDYLQQ; from the coding sequence ATGAAAATAATAAAAATTGAATTGGATTTTAAAAAGTTTTTATCTATTTCATTGATTTTATTTCTCCTTCTTTTAGTTAAAAAAATTAATATGATACTTACACCGTTTGCTGTAGCCTTTTTTATTGCTTACTTATTAGATCCCATTGTGGATAAACTGGAGAGCTTTAAGATTAATAGGACTTTGGCTGTACTTGTTGTTTTTGTATTATTTTCATTGTTGGTGTTTATGCTTTTGATGTTTCTTATCCCTTTATTGATTACAGAAATAAACCAGATTGTAATGAAAGTTCCAATGTATATAAACAAGCTGGAGATAAAACTAAAAGGTGTTGAACTGTATCCCCAATATAAGGTTTATATTGATGAAGTGAAAAACCTTTTTTTAAAAAATCTTGGTAAAATTTCAAATATTATGATTCAAATCTTAGGTTTTTTAAAAGCGTCAGTGGGAGGCATGCTAAACTGGATATTGCTTTATTCGATTGTTCCAGTGCTGATTTTTTACTTTTTGAAAGATTTTGATATGATAGTTTTAAAACTAAAAGAAGTTGTTAAGAAAAAAGGGCATGATGAGTTTGTTTACAAAGGGGAGCAGTTTAACAAAATATTGAAAAGTTATTTTAGGGGACAATTTATTGTTTCTCTTTGTTTAGCTGTAATGTATAGCGTAGTTTTACTTTTAATTGGGATTGACGGAGCTCTTTTTATAGGGATTACTGCAGGATTGTTGAGTATGGTTCCATATTTGGGTTTTGTTATTGGTTTTCTTTCATCATTAATCTTTGCTGTTGTACAGTTTCAGGATATTTTGCATCCAGTTCTAGTAATATTGGGATTTACTATTGTTCAGATTATTGAAAGCAACTTTCTCACACCGAAAATAGTCGGTGAAAGCCTAGGTTTGCATCCGGTGGTTGTTATTTTTTCCATAATGGCTGGAGGTTTTTTGTTTGGTATTTCAGGCATGATTTTTTCTTTACCTGTAGCAGCTTTTATCAAAGTGCAATTAGATGACTATTTACAGCAATGA
- a CDS encoding chemotaxis protein CheW produces the protein MYLVFQHMNMKFAINSNYVKSISLINYIYPLPLQDNFLLGITNIKGELYSVINLSTIFSEPKSVSISKYLIILSSPYDFIVTSDGKIHLFESLGNQVEKSISSDFIKNEYKHEKETVYLLDLDKIKENLNATLIKGEK, from the coding sequence ATGTATTTAGTTTTTCAACATATGAACATGAAATTTGCAATAAATTCTAATTATGTAAAAAGTATCAGTTTGATTAATTATATCTATCCTCTTCCACTTCAAGATAACTTTCTGCTAGGTATCACAAATATTAAAGGAGAATTATATTCTGTAATAAATTTATCAACTATTTTTTCTGAACCAAAATCCGTATCAATATCCAAATATCTTATAATACTGTCATCGCCATACGACTTTATTGTAACCTCAGATGGAAAAATTCACCTTTTTGAAAGTTTAGGTAACCAGGTTGAAAAATCCATCTCGAGCGATTTCATAAAAAATGAATATAAGCATGAAAAAGAAACCGTTTATTTATTAGATCTAGATAAAATCAAAGAAAATTTAAACGCTACCTTAATAAAGGGGGAAAAATGA
- a CDS encoding methyl-accepting chemotaxis protein has protein sequence MKQISFKNVLIFRIIALTVLFCIFALIFYSLINNLLNNVAQQFLVSMGKNIKITIESVIASEQIEFQTLSEKFINKKDINELKKDIKKLNYSIIQYKNNNGIFSSSNSTTSKSLPSDLLKLLNNNKLLTFYYIKNNSLIINRYLLLNNDDVLYQFVKKIPLDIEHTFINTQISYVTKSLYDENNKPIKSSEIITRKNQQIELNIPEAGLKIYLSLNSFLPITNTKVSSIIIITILLYLIWLASEIFFIRFTTKPLFQIFSNFKRIKAGSRDLRFGNFSIYEYDIIAKAAEETLNELHQEEIKVNTILSRLPIPVAVFDKSFNINYRNKNFDNLFDLDSEKNYNLLEVIPESMKTLEENIDKFVNSLKQKYRFELYDPKYDAYYIVRLGKILDNQNKLIGYLITFNDISNQKKDNLLQEERANKLQKIVMNIEEAVIHLTNSSSELEASASTLSSMLSQQNTSISETNTSIMELNTFTEQILSSLNNIANKSDAINEETKKTEEKINESNEGMKELTNKINKVFEITNNLNQKTGEIRKILKTIYEISEHTNILSLNASIEAVREDTNKESFKIIAEEIRELSEKTYKFTSDIENKIEAISSFSTSSVMIVEETIKNIEEGYKDVKSLSENFEKIFIEIQDLNANLHEIINAIKDLKQATGDISNTSNEMLAAMSDALKSANETLQTAHDIKAVAKTLRETIEVINKLKH, from the coding sequence ATGAAACAGATCAGTTTTAAAAATGTACTAATTTTTAGAATCATAGCCCTTACCGTCCTTTTCTGTATTTTTGCATTAATATTTTACTCTCTCATAAATAACCTGCTGAACAATGTTGCCCAACAATTCCTTGTTTCTATGGGAAAAAATATTAAAATAACTATTGAATCCGTTATTGCTTCAGAACAAATAGAGTTTCAAACATTATCTGAAAAGTTCATAAACAAAAAAGATATCAATGAACTTAAAAAGGATATCAAAAAACTAAATTATTCAATAATTCAATATAAAAATAATAATGGGATATTTTCTTCATCAAATTCTACTACAAGCAAATCACTACCATCTGATTTATTAAAACTCTTAAATAACAACAAGTTATTAACATTTTATTATATTAAAAATAATTCTCTTATAATCAACAGATATCTTTTACTTAATAACGATGATGTACTTTATCAATTTGTAAAAAAAATCCCCTTAGATATAGAGCATACTTTTATTAACACTCAAATAAGTTATGTAACCAAAAGTTTATATGATGAAAATAATAAACCAATTAAATCATCTGAAATTATTACAAGAAAAAATCAACAAATTGAGTTGAATATACCTGAAGCAGGATTAAAAATATATTTAAGTCTAAATTCATTCTTACCAATTACAAATACAAAAGTTTCATCGATAATCATAATTACAATTCTACTTTATTTAATTTGGCTAGCAAGTGAAATTTTCTTTATTAGATTTACAACTAAACCTCTATTTCAAATATTTTCAAACTTTAAAAGGATTAAAGCTGGAAGTAGAGATTTAAGATTCGGAAACTTTTCAATTTATGAATACGATATTATTGCAAAAGCGGCAGAAGAAACATTAAATGAGCTTCATCAGGAAGAAATAAAAGTAAATACCATCTTATCAAGATTACCAATTCCCGTAGCAGTGTTTGACAAATCTTTCAACATAAATTATCGAAATAAAAATTTTGATAACTTATTTGATCTTGATAGCGAAAAAAATTACAATCTATTAGAAGTTATTCCCGAATCAATGAAGACTTTAGAAGAAAATATTGATAAGTTTGTCAACTCATTAAAACAAAAATATAGATTTGAATTATACGATCCAAAATATGATGCTTATTATATCGTAAGATTAGGAAAAATTCTTGATAATCAAAACAAGCTAATTGGCTATCTTATTACATTTAATGACATATCTAACCAAAAAAAGGATAATTTACTCCAGGAAGAAAGAGCAAATAAGCTACAGAAAATTGTAATGAATATAGAAGAAGCCGTTATTCATCTCACCAACTCCTCATCAGAACTTGAAGCATCAGCTTCTACTCTTAGTTCAATGCTCTCACAACAAAATACAAGCATTTCAGAAACAAATACTTCCATAATGGAGCTAAACACTTTTACAGAACAAATATTATCATCCTTAAATAATATTGCTAACAAAAGTGACGCAATAAATGAAGAAACCAAAAAAACTGAAGAAAAAATAAATGAATCCAATGAAGGGATGAAAGAATTAACCAACAAAATTAACAAAGTATTTGAAATTACAAATAATTTAAATCAAAAGACTGGTGAAATCAGAAAAATTTTAAAAACTATTTATGAAATTTCAGAACATACAAATATTCTTTCTTTAAATGCATCCATAGAAGCTGTAAGAGAAGACACAAACAAAGAAAGTTTTAAAATAATTGCAGAAGAAATAAGAGAACTTTCTGAAAAAACCTATAAATTTACATCAGATATTGAAAACAAAATCGAAGCAATTAGCTCATTTTCAACATCATCTGTGATGATTGTAGAAGAAACTATCAAGAATATTGAAGAAGGGTATAAAGATGTAAAATCATTGTCAGAAAACTTTGAAAAGATTTTTATAGAAATTCAGGATTTAAACGCCAACCTGCATGAAATTATTAATGCGATTAAAGATCTAAAACAAGCCACAGGTGACATTTCCAATACATCCAATGAAATGCTTGCTGCTATGAGTGACGCTTTAAAATCCGCCAATGAAACATTGCAAACAGCTCACGACATCAAAGCAGTAGCAAAAACTTTAAGAGAAACTATTGAAGTTATTAATAAATTGAAACATTAA